From Propionispora hippei DSM 15287, the proteins below share one genomic window:
- the rplT gene encoding 50S ribosomal protein L20, producing the protein MPRVKKGVTAHRRHKKILKLAKGYRGAKSKQFKKANETVMKALYYARRDRRAKKGEFRRLWIARINAAARTNGISYSQLMNGLKKAGVEVNRKMLAELAVSDSAAFGSLVAAAKEQLAK; encoded by the coding sequence ATGCCAAGAGTTAAAAAAGGCGTGACTGCACATAGACGTCATAAAAAGATATTAAAACTGGCGAAAGGCTACAGAGGAGCCAAGAGCAAACAGTTTAAAAAGGCCAATGAAACGGTTATGAAGGCGCTGTATTATGCCCGCCGTGACCGTCGTGCCAAAAAAGGCGAATTCCGCAGATTGTGGATTGCCCGTATTAATGCGGCTGCCCGCACCAACGGCATTTCTTACAGCCAGTTGATGAACGGCCTGAAAAAAGCCGGTGTGGAAGTAAACCGTAAAATGTTGGCAGAGCTTGCTGTAAGCGACAGTGCGGCCTTTGGTTCGTTAGTGGCTGCTGCGAAAGAGCAATTGGCCAAGTAA
- a CDS encoding TrmH family RNA methyltransferase, with protein MLERINSLQNQYVKLAASLRGKKYREETGLFAAEGIRLVEEAAQSDYCIDLCLCTEKVARSERGQAILAALGQKNIRLLEVSESVYAKISDTEQPQGIMALVQKKRFCLREVADRQGAPLWVVLDHLQDPGNVGAAIRSADAAGCTAVILSPGCADPFAGKTVRASMGSLFHLPILEQVALADFFRFCKETGVTLLTSSLTSSDVYFEVDFTSGVAVIFGNEGKGVSQESLAAADQNVYIPLVGKAESLNVSAAVSVILYEAVRQRYYGQRQGKNDR; from the coding sequence ATGCTGGAACGTATCAACAGCTTGCAAAACCAATATGTCAAACTGGCTGCCTCCTTAAGGGGAAAAAAGTACCGCGAGGAAACAGGACTTTTTGCCGCAGAAGGGATCCGGCTGGTCGAAGAAGCGGCGCAATCGGACTATTGCATTGATTTGTGCCTGTGTACCGAGAAAGTGGCCCGGAGCGAACGGGGACAGGCTATTCTCGCTGCTTTGGGGCAGAAGAATATCCGGTTGCTGGAGGTTAGTGAGAGCGTCTATGCTAAAATAAGCGATACCGAGCAACCCCAGGGAATTATGGCGCTTGTACAAAAGAAACGTTTTTGTTTGCGGGAAGTAGCTGACCGGCAGGGGGCTCCGCTCTGGGTGGTGCTGGATCACCTCCAGGACCCGGGCAATGTGGGCGCCGCCATTCGCAGTGCCGATGCGGCCGGTTGTACGGCGGTTATCCTGTCGCCGGGCTGTGCCGATCCGTTTGCCGGCAAGACGGTACGAGCCAGTATGGGTTCCTTGTTCCACCTGCCTATACTAGAGCAGGTGGCTTTAGCGGATTTTTTCCGGTTCTGTAAAGAAACAGGCGTTACACTGCTGACCTCTTCGCTAACCTCCTCAGACGTTTACTTTGAGGTTGACTTTACGTCAGGCGTTGCCGTTATTTTCGGCAACGAAGGAAAGGGCGTCAGTCAGGAAAGCCTGGCGGCAGCCGATCAAAACGTATATATTCCTTTGGTAGGGAAGGCCGAATCGCTTAATGTGTCGGCCGCCGTTTCCGTGATCCTTTACGAAGCGGTACGGCAGAGATATTACGGACAACGGCAGGGAAAAAATGACCGGTAA
- the pheS gene encoding phenylalanine--tRNA ligase subunit alpha, translating into MEEQLAALREQALRELNEAEGINALNELKVKFLGKKGSLTGLLKGLGGLQPEERPRIGQLVNDIRVQLEAGITAKGEELKQAELANRLASERIDVTLPGRRPAIGTKHPLTLTLERIKETFMRMGFDIADGPEVETDYYNFEALNLPPDHPARDMQDSFYITEDILLRTHTSPVQVRTMQASDPQKPIRIIAPGKVYRRDYDATHSPIFHQVEGLVVDKGIRFSDLKGTLELFIHEIFGSKVGVRFRPSFFPFTEPSAEVDISCVMCGGKGCRVCSGTGWLEILGSGMVHPRVLEMSRFDSEQVSGFAFGMGVERIAMLVYGIDDLRLFYDNDLRFLRQF; encoded by the coding sequence ATGGAAGAACAATTGGCAGCACTAAGGGAGCAGGCGCTTCGTGAACTAAACGAAGCTGAGGGCATCAATGCCCTGAATGAACTAAAAGTTAAATTTTTAGGAAAAAAAGGGAGCTTGACCGGACTTCTGAAAGGCTTGGGCGGCTTGCAGCCGGAAGAACGGCCTCGCATTGGGCAGCTTGTCAACGATATCCGAGTACAACTGGAAGCCGGGATTACTGCTAAGGGTGAGGAACTAAAGCAGGCAGAGCTGGCTAACCGACTGGCCTCTGAACGGATTGACGTAACTCTGCCGGGGCGTCGCCCGGCGATAGGCACCAAGCATCCACTGACACTGACGCTGGAACGGATCAAGGAAACCTTTATGCGGATGGGGTTTGATATCGCCGATGGGCCGGAAGTGGAGACCGATTATTATAATTTTGAGGCGCTAAACCTGCCGCCGGACCATCCGGCCCGGGATATGCAGGATTCCTTCTATATTACCGAAGATATATTGCTGCGCACCCATACCTCACCGGTACAGGTCCGCACCATGCAGGCGTCGGATCCGCAAAAGCCTATTCGGATCATTGCGCCGGGCAAGGTATACCGCCGCGATTATGATGCTACCCATTCACCGATTTTTCATCAGGTGGAAGGACTGGTAGTCGATAAGGGCATCCGTTTTTCCGATCTGAAGGGTACGCTGGAACTGTTTATCCATGAAATATTCGGCAGCAAAGTGGGCGTTCGTTTCCGGCCCAGCTTTTTTCCGTTTACCGAACCGAGCGCCGAAGTAGACATTTCCTGTGTAATGTGCGGCGGCAAGGGCTGTCGTGTATGTTCGGGGACCGGCTGGCTGGAAATTCTGGGGTCAGGCATGGTGCACCCCCGTGTGCTGGAAATGAGCCGGTTTGATTCGGAACAGGTCAGTGGTTTTGCTTTTGGCATGGGGGTCGAACGTATTGCTATGCTGGTATACGGCATTGATGACCTACGTTTGTTTTATGATAACGACTTGCGCTTCTTGCGGCAGTTTTAA